From one Humulus lupulus chromosome 8, drHumLupu1.1, whole genome shotgun sequence genomic stretch:
- the LOC133798426 gene encoding uncharacterized protein LOC133798426, which translates to MKSLSSVGIGLSVVFSCLFLALIAELYYLFWWKKRFTNREMENDYSSSPAKELFYMFCWRKHSAFSHSALNPQQLCSSTRVPTNNLIPESNSQLHMNSNNDFLFKPFGEEGMEGELMRLQNPSGPPRFLFTIIEETKEDLESDDGKSNKSRKGSRNRSLSDLIVTVETPYLTPLASPPFVTPPLTPSGSYSQNGFNFHLESTTDAEFNKLRSSPPPKFKFLQEAEKKLEKRLMEEEADNKGAQNIEGPDGDRWHKGNTISSFLKDDDDDDDDQDESFIEITVDKSIPREIIHYSSSSSQVIPLASSPFTFSSTINKKLNPH; encoded by the coding sequence ATGAAGTCTTTGAGTAGTGTAGGAATAGGTTTAAGTGTAGTCTTTAGTTGCCTTTTCTTAGCTCTAATTGCTGAGCTTTACTACTTGTTTTGGTGGAAGAAGAGATTCACAAACAGAGAGATGGAAAATGATTACAGTAGTAGCCCAGCAAAAGAGCTTTTCTACATGTTTTGTTGGAGAAAACACTCTGCTTTCAGCCACTCAGCTCTTAACCCTCAACAACTCTGCTCTTCAACAAGAGTTCCAACCAATAACCTTATCCCAGAATCAAATTCTCAGCTTCATATGAACTCAAACAATGATTTTCTATTCAAACCCTTTGGAGAGGAGGGAATGGAAGGTGAGTTAATGAGGCTGCAAAACCCTTCAGGCCCTCCTAGATTTCTCTTCACAATCATAGAAGAGACCAAAGAAGACTTGGAATCTGATGATGGGAAATCTAATAAGAGCCGAAAGGGATCAAGAAATAGAAGCTTAAGTGATTTGATAGTCACAGTTGAGACTCCATACCTGACTCCTTTAGCTTCACCCCCTTTTGTCACTCCTCCTCTTACTCCCAGTGGCTCTTATAGCCAAAATGGCTTCAACTTCCACCTTGAGTCAACAACAGATGCTGAGTTCAACAAATTAAGGTCTTCACCTCCTCCCAAGTTCAAGTTCTTGCAAGAAGCAGAGAAGAAACTCGAGAAGAGATTAATGGAAGAAGAGGCTGATAATAAAGGTGCTCAGAACATTGAAGGGCCTGATGGTGATAGATGGCACAAGGGTAATACCATTTCAAGCTTTCttaaagatgatgatgatgatgatgatgatcaagATGAATCTTTTATAGAAATCACTGTTGACAAGAGCATACCAAGGGAGATCATTCACTATTCAAGCTCTTCTTCTCAGGTGATCCCCCTTGCTTCTTCACCTTTCACATTCAGCTCAACAATTAACAAGAAGCTAAATCCACATTAG
- the LOC133798424 gene encoding geranylgeranyl transferase type-1 subunit beta: MGMESSSEKDPMESVLSLSSSSTSNSFDKDRHVVFLQMMYQLLPYQYQTQEINRLTLAYFVISGLDLLGSLHTIDKDAVAEWVLSFQAHPSDKAEINNGQFYGFSGSRTSQFPPDDNGVLVHNGSHLASTYCALAILKIIGYNFSKLDSVTMLTSMKNLQQPDGSFMPIHTGAETDLRFIYCAAAICSMLKNWSGMDKEKAKEYILNCQSYDGGFGLIPGSESHGGATYCAVASLRLMGFIEDDILSKNWSSSIINVPLLLDWSLQRQASDGGFQGRPNKDSDTCYAFWIGAVLRILGGHKFIEEKSLRGFLRTCQSEYGGFSKFPGMLPDLYHSYYGFTTFSLLEESGLNPLCVELGIAELATGEI; the protein is encoded by the exons ATGGGCATGGAATCCTCTTCGGAGAAAGACCCAATGGAGTCTGTTCTGTCTTTGTCTTCGTCTTCGACCTCAAACTCGTTCGACAAAGATCGGCACGTCGTGTTCTTGCAGATGATGTACCAGCTTCTTCCGTACCAGTACCAAACCCAAGAGATCAACCGCCTCACTCTCGCTTACTTTGTCATCTCGGGCCTTGACCTCCTCGGTTCACTCCATACC ATCGACAAGGACGCAGTTGCTGAATGGGTATTGTCGTTTCAAGCTCACCCAAGTGATAAAGCTGAAATAAACAATG GACAATTTTATGGCTTTAGTGGTTCCAGAACATCTCAGTTTCCTCCAGATGATAATGGG GTTTTGGTTCATAATGGTAGTCATTTGGCAAGTACTTATTGTGCTTTAGCAATTCTAAAAATAATTGGCTATAACTTCTCCAAACTTGATTCTGTAACAATGTTGACATCCATGAAGAACCTTCAACAGCCTGATGggag TTTTATGCCCATCCACACAGGGGCAGAGACAGATCTAAGATTCATTTATTGTGCTG CTGCCATTTGTTCTATGTTGAAAAATTGGAGTGGCATGGACAAGGAGAAAGCCAAGGAATACATATTAAATTGTCAG TCATATGATGGAGGCTTCGGTTTGATCCCTGGTTCAGAATCTCATG GTGGTGCAACCTATTGCGCTGTAGCATCTCTCCGGTTGATGGGCTTCATTGAAGATGACATTCTCTCAAAAAATTGGTCATCTTCCATAATTAATGTACCATTGCTGCTGGATTGGAGCTTGCAG AGGCAGGCAAGTGATGGAGGATTTCAAGGCAGGCCCAACAAGGATAGTGATACCTGTTATGCATTTTG GATTGGAGCAGTACTTCGAATTTTAGGGGGCCACAAATTCATTGAAGAGAAATCCTTGCGTGGATTTTTGCGAACTTGTCAGTCTGAG TATGGTGGTTTCAGCAAGTTCCCGGGAATGCTACCGGATCTTTACCATTCCTACTACGGATTTACAACATTTAGTCTTTTGGAAGAGTCCGGTCTGAACCCGCTTTGCGTTGAGCTGGGAATTGCAGAACTTGCTACTGGAGAAATCTGA